Proteins co-encoded in one Girardinichthys multiradiatus isolate DD_20200921_A chromosome 11, DD_fGirMul_XY1, whole genome shotgun sequence genomic window:
- the siah2l gene encoding E3 ubiquitin-protein ligase Siah2: MSRPSSASGGGPGAGKAGGGKHGGTGVAATAAAAAAAAAGVGTVTGSGSVAPSTAGSLPPAASLPGHPPELTALFECPVCFDYVLPPILQCQAGHLVCNQCRQKLSCCPTCRGPLSPSIRNLAMEKVASTLPFPCKYSSAGCLLSLHHSEKPDHEEVCEFRPYTCPCPGATCKWAGPLEAVMPHLMHAHKSITTLQGEDIVFLATDINLPGAVDWVMMQSCFSHHFMLVLEKQEKYEGHQQFFAVVLLIGTRKQAENFAYRLELNGNRRRLTWEATPRSIHDGVAAAIMNSDCLVFDTSIAHLFADNGNLGINVTISMC; this comes from the exons ATGAGCCGTCCGTCCTCAGCCAGCGGTGGAGGACCGGGAGCCGGTAAAGCAGGCGGGGGAAAGCACGGAGGCACCGGAGTCGCCGCCACCGCGGCCGCAGCAGCGGCAGCTGCGGCCGGTGTGGGCACCGTCACCGGGTCGGGTTCTGTCGCTCCATCCACGGCCGGGTCCCTACCCCCTGCCGCGAGTCTTCCCGGGCATCCCCCGGAGCTGACGGCTCTGTTTGAGTGCCCGGTGTGTTTCGACTACGTCCTGCCGCCCATCCTGCAGTGCCAGGCGGGTCACCTGGTCTGCAACCAGTGCCGCCAGAAGCtgagctgctgtcccacctgccGCGGCCCGCTGAGTCCCAGCATCCGGAACCTGGCCATGGAGAAGGTGGCATCCACGCTGCCATTTCCCTGCAAG TATTCCTCAGCCGGCTGCCTGCTGTCGCTACACCATAGCGAGAAGCCCGACCATGAGGAGGTGTGTGAGTTCCGGCCCTACACCTGTCCCTGTCCAGGAGCCACTTGCAAGTGGGCCGGCCCGTTGGAGGCCGTCATGCCTCATCTGATGCACGCACACAAGTCCATTACCACACTGCAG GGGGAGGACATCGTGTTCCTGGCGACGGACATCAACTTGCCAGGCGCCGTGGACTGGGTCATGATGCAGTCATGCTTCAGCCACCACTTCATGCTGGTTCTGGAGAAGCAGGAGAAGTACGAGGGGCACCAGCAGTTCTTTGCCGTAGTGCTGCTCATTGGCACCAGGAAGCAGGCAGAGAACTTTGCCTATCGCCTGGAGCTCAACGGGAACCGCCGCCGCCTCACCTGGGAAGCCACGCCCCGCTCCATCCACGACGGGGTGGCGGCCGCCATCATGAACAGCGACTGCCTGGTGTTCGACACCTCCATCGCTCACCTGTTTGCTGACAACGGGAACCTGGGCATCAACGTCACCATCTCCATGTGTTGA
- the rbmx2 gene encoding RNA-binding motif protein, X-linked 2 isoform X2 — protein sequence MNPLTKVKLINELNEREADLGIKEAVSWHSEYKDSAWIFVGGFPYELTEGDLICVFSQYGEIVNINLVRDKKTGKSKGFCFVCYEDQRSTILAVDNFNGIKIKGRTIRVDHVKDYRPPKDHEDIDDVTKYLREEGCAPKDSAAASHSEEPEQFVIPVKKAKKDKKEKKKKKKEKKERKKKSRTSSSAESSPHHPPAAIKEEKQDAAYDKYNHATGPQNGQKATKRGGGQEEERWRGRDREEDKMRNSEKGDERRRDGDDRERETERNNRDKRKDTDKGDDRKRDDRGSDSNRKKETDQDKDRRRDTDRGDGRRKEDRRDTDGDNRWRETDRDESRREKERDDGRRRDGDNRRRETDRR from the exons TCCGCTGACGAAGGTGAAGCTGATCAATGAGCTGAACGAGCGAGAGGCCGACCTCGGCATCAAAGAGGCTGTTTCCTGGCACAGCGAGTACAAGGACAGCGCCTGGATCTTTGTTg GAGGGTTTCCATACGAGCTGACTGAAGGTGACCTGATCTGCGTCTTCTCCCA GTACGGTGAGATCGTCAACATCAACCTAGTGCGAGACAAGAAGACCGGGAAGTCCAAAGGTTTCTGCTTCGTCTGCTATGAGGATCAGAGGAGCACCATCCTGGCAGTGGACAACTTCAACGGCATCAAG ATTAAAGGTCGGACTATCCGTGTGGATCATGTTAAGGACTACCGTCCTCCCAAAGACCACGAGGACATTGACGATGTGACCAAATATCTCAGAGAAGAGGGCTGTGCTCCTAAAGATTCTGCTGCTGCTTCCCACTCAGAGGAACCAGAGCAGTTTGTCATACCTGTAAAGAAGGCCAAGAAAG ataagaaagagaagaagaaaaagaagaaagagaagaaggagaggaaaaaaaagagtaGAACTTCTTCCTCAGCTGAGTCGTCTCCTCATCATCCTCCTGCAGCCATCAAAGAGGAGAAACAGGACGCCGCCTACGACAAGTACAACCACGCCACTGGTCCGCAGAACGGACAGAAGGCGACAAAGAGAGGGGGAGGTCAGGAAGAGGAGAGATGGAGAGGAAGAGACAGAGAAGAAGACAAGATGAGAAACAGTGAGAAGGGGGATGAAAGGAGGAGAGACGGAGACGACAGGGAAAGAGAGACCGAGAGAAACAACAGGGACAAAAGAAAAGACACAGACAAAGGCGATGATAGAAAAAGAGATGACAGGGGGAGTGACTCAAACAGGAAAAAGGAGACAGACCAAGACAAGGACAGAAGAAGAGACACTGATCGAGGTGATGGTAGAAGAAAGGAAGACAGGAGAGACACTGACGGAGACAACAGATGGAGAGAGACAGATCGAGATGAAAGTCGAAGGGAGAAAGAGCGAGACGATGGCAGAAGACGAGACGGAGACAACAGGAGACGAGAGACAGATCGAAGATGA
- the rbmx2 gene encoding RNA-binding motif protein, X-linked 2 isoform X1, with the protein MIYSPLKAEAEPGTVRLKFYLPGIIPLTKVKLINELNEREADLGIKEAVSWHSEYKDSAWIFVGGFPYELTEGDLICVFSQYGEIVNINLVRDKKTGKSKGFCFVCYEDQRSTILAVDNFNGIKIKGRTIRVDHVKDYRPPKDHEDIDDVTKYLREEGCAPKDSAAASHSEEPEQFVIPVKKAKKDKKEKKKKKKEKKERKKKSRTSSSAESSPHHPPAAIKEEKQDAAYDKYNHATGPQNGQKATKRGGGQEEERWRGRDREEDKMRNSEKGDERRRDGDDRERETERNNRDKRKDTDKGDDRKRDDRGSDSNRKKETDQDKDRRRDTDRGDGRRKEDRRDTDGDNRWRETDRDESRREKERDDGRRRDGDNRRRETDRR; encoded by the exons TCCGCTGACGAAGGTGAAGCTGATCAATGAGCTGAACGAGCGAGAGGCCGACCTCGGCATCAAAGAGGCTGTTTCCTGGCACAGCGAGTACAAGGACAGCGCCTGGATCTTTGTTg GAGGGTTTCCATACGAGCTGACTGAAGGTGACCTGATCTGCGTCTTCTCCCA GTACGGTGAGATCGTCAACATCAACCTAGTGCGAGACAAGAAGACCGGGAAGTCCAAAGGTTTCTGCTTCGTCTGCTATGAGGATCAGAGGAGCACCATCCTGGCAGTGGACAACTTCAACGGCATCAAG ATTAAAGGTCGGACTATCCGTGTGGATCATGTTAAGGACTACCGTCCTCCCAAAGACCACGAGGACATTGACGATGTGACCAAATATCTCAGAGAAGAGGGCTGTGCTCCTAAAGATTCTGCTGCTGCTTCCCACTCAGAGGAACCAGAGCAGTTTGTCATACCTGTAAAGAAGGCCAAGAAAG ataagaaagagaagaagaaaaagaagaaagagaagaaggagaggaaaaaaaagagtaGAACTTCTTCCTCAGCTGAGTCGTCTCCTCATCATCCTCCTGCAGCCATCAAAGAGGAGAAACAGGACGCCGCCTACGACAAGTACAACCACGCCACTGGTCCGCAGAACGGACAGAAGGCGACAAAGAGAGGGGGAGGTCAGGAAGAGGAGAGATGGAGAGGAAGAGACAGAGAAGAAGACAAGATGAGAAACAGTGAGAAGGGGGATGAAAGGAGGAGAGACGGAGACGACAGGGAAAGAGAGACCGAGAGAAACAACAGGGACAAAAGAAAAGACACAGACAAAGGCGATGATAGAAAAAGAGATGACAGGGGGAGTGACTCAAACAGGAAAAAGGAGACAGACCAAGACAAGGACAGAAGAAGAGACACTGATCGAGGTGATGGTAGAAGAAAGGAAGACAGGAGAGACACTGACGGAGACAACAGATGGAGAGAGACAGATCGAGATGAAAGTCGAAGGGAGAAAGAGCGAGACGATGGCAGAAGACGAGACGGAGACAACAGGAGACGAGAGACAGATCGAAGATGA